A window from Pedosphaera parvula Ellin514 encodes these proteins:
- a CDS encoding (Fe-S)-binding protein, with translation MKITLFIPCFVDTLFPQVGISMVQILEKLGHRVECPEEVACCGQPAFNSGCWEESRLVAANVLNRFKDAEAVVVASGSCGAMIKVFYPELFAKTEHATNAQSLSQRVWEFSDFLVSKLGVTDLGARFPAKVTFHDGCHGLRELGIKKSPRALLSKVRDLELIEMKDAETCCGFGGTFAAKFPMISTAMGEVKCASAQQTGADYIVSNDSSCLMHVQGLLNRQGKPLKTIHLAEVLAQQ, from the coding sequence ATGAAAATTACGTTGTTCATTCCGTGCTTTGTTGACACGCTGTTTCCGCAGGTGGGAATCAGCATGGTGCAAATTCTGGAGAAATTAGGCCATCGGGTCGAATGCCCGGAAGAAGTTGCCTGCTGCGGTCAACCTGCGTTCAACTCGGGCTGTTGGGAGGAATCGCGGCTGGTGGCGGCCAATGTGCTGAACCGGTTCAAGGATGCGGAGGCGGTCGTGGTGGCTTCGGGTTCCTGCGGTGCGATGATCAAGGTGTTTTATCCGGAGCTTTTTGCAAAGACTGAGCATGCCACAAACGCTCAATCGCTTTCGCAGCGCGTGTGGGAATTTTCTGATTTTTTGGTTTCGAAACTGGGAGTGACAGACCTGGGCGCGCGCTTCCCGGCGAAGGTAACGTTTCATGACGGTTGCCATGGACTGCGTGAATTGGGGATCAAGAAATCTCCACGCGCTCTACTGAGCAAGGTTCGTGATTTGGAATTGATTGAAATGAAGGATGCGGAGACTTGCTGCGGTTTCGGCGGCACTTTCGCGGCGAAGTTTCCGATGATTTCGACCGCCATGGGCGAGGTGAAATGCGCGTCAGCCCAGCAAACGGGCGCAGATTATATTGTTTCGAATGATTCGAGTTGTTTGATGCATGTGCAAGGCTTGTTGAATCGTCAGGGTAAACCGCTCAAGACGATTCATTTGGCGGAGGTATTGGCGCAACAATGA
- a CDS encoding LutB/LldF family L-lactate oxidation iron-sulfur protein, giving the protein MNTFAEQFKEQAEEITHDLRHRQLIQVALGKYEVKRDEKKAAFQDWQSARQAAAEIKWEAINHLDTYLQEFARKLEARGTKVHWASTAEQARDIIIGIIRARKARTIVKSKAMTAEEIHLNDALEKEGFEVVESDLGEFIVQLRHEPPYHIVFPAMHLTRGDISALFEKELGSAPTNSPEELTMIARRALRDKYVKADIGITGANFAIAETGMISITENEGNARLTAALPKTMISLLGIEKVLPRMEDLALFLPMLATAGAGQTITGYNSLYGGPRQPGESDGPEEFHVVLLDNRRTELLADPEQRDALHCIRCGACLNVCPIFRNVGGHTYGTTYSGPVGSVITPHLRGLQDWKHLSSASSLCGACTEACPVKIDLHHHLLHNRRNSSQQKPNAMEKFSFRVFAQIVNRPEVYSLVKTIARLMQPLHRMVKGRSIDPAYSWTKTRDLPQMPKQSFKDWWRDRQ; this is encoded by the coding sequence ATGAATACCTTTGCTGAACAATTCAAGGAGCAGGCCGAGGAGATCACCCATGATTTGCGTCATCGCCAATTGATTCAGGTGGCACTCGGCAAATACGAGGTCAAGCGAGACGAGAAGAAGGCTGCGTTTCAAGACTGGCAATCGGCGCGGCAAGCCGCCGCTGAGATCAAGTGGGAGGCGATCAATCATCTCGACACGTATCTCCAGGAATTCGCGCGCAAACTGGAAGCGCGCGGCACAAAGGTGCATTGGGCCAGCACGGCCGAGCAGGCCCGCGATATTATTATCGGTATCATTCGGGCACGGAAAGCCCGCACGATTGTGAAGTCCAAGGCGATGACCGCCGAGGAGATTCATTTGAACGATGCGTTGGAAAAGGAAGGATTTGAGGTGGTGGAATCCGACCTCGGCGAGTTCATTGTCCAACTGCGTCACGAACCGCCTTACCACATCGTTTTTCCGGCAATGCATTTGACGCGCGGAGACATCAGCGCACTCTTTGAAAAAGAACTTGGCAGTGCGCCAACGAATAGTCCGGAAGAATTGACGATGATTGCGCGACGGGCATTGCGCGATAAATATGTAAAGGCAGATATTGGGATCACAGGCGCGAATTTCGCGATTGCCGAGACGGGGATGATTTCAATCACGGAGAACGAAGGAAATGCGCGTCTGACGGCGGCATTGCCGAAGACGATGATTTCGCTGCTGGGTATTGAGAAGGTGCTGCCGCGCATGGAAGACCTGGCGTTGTTCCTGCCCATGCTCGCGACTGCGGGTGCCGGGCAGACGATCACAGGTTACAACTCACTCTACGGTGGACCGCGTCAACCAGGTGAGAGCGACGGGCCGGAAGAATTTCACGTTGTCCTTCTCGACAATCGTCGCACAGAATTATTGGCAGATCCGGAACAACGCGATGCGCTGCATTGCATTCGTTGTGGTGCCTGTCTGAATGTCTGTCCGATTTTCCGAAATGTTGGCGGTCACACCTACGGCACAACTTATTCCGGGCCAGTCGGTTCAGTGATCACACCGCATCTGCGGGGATTGCAGGACTGGAAACACCTTTCGTCAGCATCGAGTCTCTGCGGCGCCTGCACCGAGGCTTGCCCGGTCAAAATCGATTTGCATCATCACCTGCTGCATAATCGACGGAACAGTTCGCAACAGAAGCCGAACGCAATGGAAAAGTTTAGCTTCAGGGTTTTTGCGCAAATCGTGAATCGTCCCGAAGTTTATTCGCTGGTTAAAACCATTGCGCGGCTCATGCAGCCGTTGCATCGGATGGTTAA